Proteins encoded together in one Rossellomorea sp. y25 window:
- a CDS encoding ABC transporter permease subunit produces the protein MFLLRKFNVIGLPIQFLLTCIGLFLFSGAGSLLAYDTELVIMLGKYLQTLQEMGREMLRPGSIIIKIGDPMDFKSYPIYPLFFQLFGYSFSLLLLAFFLAAVTSSLVSYLFMFLPKKIYQICFRLLDSLDSLPDVLIIVFIQLFIVWFFKKTDILLFDIYTLGDEKIYLLPIICLAIMPIAFLTKHFLFQLREEEEKPYVEYSYSKGFSKAYTVWVHLFRNVWIHFYYHIKPIFLLMLSNLLIIEILFNINGFMNVLLDVSINTPSAFFIGMLMIYIPFFIVFTLGAILLKKWLSGEEVSS, from the coding sequence GTGTTTTTACTGAGAAAGTTCAATGTCATCGGTCTTCCCATTCAATTCTTGCTCACATGCATCGGATTATTCCTTTTCAGCGGTGCCGGTTCTCTGCTTGCGTATGATACGGAATTGGTCATCATGCTGGGGAAATATCTTCAAACCTTGCAGGAGATGGGACGTGAAATGCTCCGACCAGGCTCCATTATCATCAAAATCGGGGATCCAATGGACTTCAAAAGCTACCCGATTTATCCGTTGTTTTTTCAGCTGTTCGGTTACTCGTTCTCGCTCTTGCTCCTGGCCTTTTTTCTTGCTGCCGTCACGTCTTCCCTTGTTAGCTACTTGTTTATGTTTCTGCCTAAGAAAATTTATCAGATCTGCTTCCGTTTGCTGGATTCACTGGATTCCCTCCCGGATGTTCTGATTATCGTATTTATCCAACTTTTCATTGTCTGGTTTTTCAAAAAGACGGATATTTTGCTGTTTGACATCTACACCCTTGGGGATGAAAAAATCTATCTGCTCCCGATCATTTGTCTTGCGATCATGCCAATTGCTTTTTTAACGAAGCATTTCTTATTCCAGCTTCGGGAAGAAGAGGAAAAACCATATGTCGAATATTCCTATTCGAAGGGTTTCTCAAAAGCCTATACAGTATGGGTTCACCTATTCCGAAATGTGTGGATTCACTTTTATTATCACATCAAACCGATTTTTCTGCTTATGCTTTCAAACCTGTTGATCATTGAGATACTTTTTAATATCAACGGATTTATGAATGTGCTCCTCGATGTTTCCATCAATACGCCAAGTGCCTTTTTCATCGGGATGCTGATGATTTATATACCATTCTTCATTGTGTTTACATTAGGTGCTATTTTACTGAAAAAATGGCTGTCTGGAGAGGAGGTCAGTTCATGA
- a CDS encoding isochorismatase family protein, translated as MNQALLVIDAQQELIEGNEGEQAVFQKERLIETINRVIQMAAEAGAHPVFIRDKDVGGGEGDGFQVHRDIHVPDNAVVYDKLATNSFYGTPLLSFLKDNKVEHVVIMGCQTEYCIDTAVRYATVNGLDVTLVSDGHSTKDSSVLKAEQIIQHHNKALYGHYNVDHFSDVRQSDEELFQPKHDYYREKYGM; from the coding sequence TTGAACCAAGCATTGCTCGTGATTGATGCCCAGCAGGAATTAATTGAAGGAAATGAAGGGGAACAAGCTGTATTCCAAAAAGAGAGGCTGATTGAAACCATCAATCGGGTCATCCAAATGGCAGCCGAAGCGGGTGCTCATCCCGTCTTTATACGGGATAAGGATGTCGGAGGCGGGGAAGGTGACGGATTCCAGGTTCACAGGGACATCCATGTTCCGGACAACGCTGTTGTGTATGATAAATTAGCGACAAATTCGTTTTATGGTACGCCTTTATTAAGCTTTTTAAAAGACAATAAGGTTGAACATGTCGTCATCATGGGCTGCCAAACAGAATATTGTATCGACACCGCTGTTCGGTATGCAACGGTTAATGGATTGGATGTAACCCTGGTATCGGATGGTCACTCAACGAAGGATTCATCCGTGTTGAAGGCTGAACAAATCATCCAGCACCATAACAAGGCTTTGTATGGTCATTATAATGTAGATCATTTCTCCGACGTCAGACAATCCGATGAAGAGTTGTTTCAGCCGAAGCATGATTATTATCGGGAGAAATACGGAATGTAG
- a CDS encoding S8 family serine peptidase: MKVGKILGSVVLSALLVAPAYTSPVDAVENSEKVRVLISSTNEKAVNNAKQNYGVRWSFDQSGFSTEVTEAQFNALQKNKNLSVKLVEEVSLAAKPGGTATAAPIDQTPWGIEAMYEDPTINTTSGGSGIKVAVLDTGANTNHSDLTNNVEQCNDFSQRKSNLVTNFCEDKNGHGTHVAGTVLADGGAGDGIYGVAPDAKLWAYKVLNDRGSGYSDDIAAAIRYAADEADRLNVKTVISMSLGSSSESPLITDAVNYAYNKGVLVVAAAGNSGPSANTIGYPGALVNAVAVAALEDVQENGTYRVADFSSRGNPNTDGDYVIGVRDIEVSAPGRAIESTWFDGTYHTISGTSMATPHVSGLAAKIWAANPSLSAPQLRAEIQNRAKSNDILGGSGAATGDDYASGFGFPTVN; the protein is encoded by the coding sequence ATGAAAGTAGGAAAGATTTTAGGGAGCGTCGTCTTAAGTGCTTTATTGGTTGCACCGGCCTACACAAGTCCGGTTGATGCGGTTGAAAACTCTGAAAAGGTTCGTGTACTCATTTCTTCAACAAATGAAAAAGCAGTAAATAATGCTAAGCAGAATTACGGCGTTCGCTGGAGTTTCGACCAAAGTGGTTTCTCCACTGAAGTGACTGAAGCACAGTTCAATGCACTTCAAAAGAATAAAAACCTGTCAGTAAAGCTTGTGGAGGAAGTTTCACTGGCTGCCAAGCCTGGCGGAACAGCAACTGCTGCACCGATCGACCAAACACCATGGGGAATTGAAGCTATGTATGAGGACCCGACAATTAATACAACATCCGGAGGCAGTGGAATTAAAGTTGCCGTACTTGATACCGGTGCCAATACAAATCACTCTGACCTTACGAATAACGTTGAACAATGTAATGACTTCTCACAGAGAAAATCCAATCTTGTTACAAACTTTTGTGAAGATAAAAACGGGCATGGTACTCACGTAGCCGGAACGGTCCTTGCTGATGGCGGAGCCGGCGATGGGATTTACGGTGTAGCTCCTGATGCAAAGCTTTGGGCATATAAGGTATTGAATGATCGTGGTTCAGGCTATTCGGATGACATCGCAGCAGCGATTCGTTATGCCGCAGACGAAGCAGATCGCTTAAACGTAAAAACGGTAATTTCCATGTCACTGGGCTCCAGTTCCGAAAGCCCACTTATAACGGATGCAGTTAATTACGCTTATAACAAAGGCGTATTAGTCGTAGCGGCAGCAGGTAACTCAGGTCCAAGTGCAAACACCATAGGTTATCCTGGAGCCCTGGTAAATGCTGTAGCAGTAGCTGCACTTGAAGATGTTCAGGAAAATGGAACGTATCGTGTAGCTGACTTTTCTTCTCGTGGAAACCCAAATACGGATGGGGACTATGTCATCGGGGTGCGTGATATAGAGGTTTCTGCTCCAGGGCGAGCAATCGAATCTACATGGTTTGATGGAACATACCATACAATCAGTGGAACTTCCATGGCTACCCCACATGTCTCAGGGTTAGCTGCAAAAATTTGGGCCGCAAACCCTAGCCTATCTGCACCCCAGCTTCGTGCCGAAATCCAAAATCGTGCTAAGAGCAATGATATTTTGGGCGGCTCCGGTGCTGCAACAGGTGATGACTATGCTTCAGGATTTGGTTTCCCGACAGTCAACTGA
- a CDS encoding DUF1836 domain-containing protein, with protein sequence MMKTFNLTRKNMADLLLSLNGTTYRTPLMVLQDAWNISHNDEKSVESFISSDMPPIVQKIIKPTKREIGFSLNEIVSLGNQIEFTNFPQSTVQNWVKRDVKELIGSPQFGKKYTIEQAAMLFIVEDLKATLDFESIRKVLTLVFNNIEDRTDDIVNPTDLYAAYSSVFDKIHHRSLPTMKGSATGSVNELIDQFIKEECKRLFPSFEGVKEENLNIVLNVLIVSVFTVQSAFYQAATKKYVKAALTLQGIN encoded by the coding sequence ATGATGAAAACGTTTAACCTGACACGTAAAAATATGGCCGACTTGCTATTATCCCTAAACGGGACAACCTACCGTACCCCGCTCATGGTACTACAAGATGCGTGGAACATTAGTCATAATGATGAAAAATCAGTCGAGTCCTTCATCTCAAGCGATATGCCTCCTATCGTTCAAAAAATCATCAAACCGACTAAACGTGAAATCGGCTTCTCTCTAAATGAAATCGTCTCTCTTGGAAATCAAATCGAATTCACCAACTTCCCCCAAAGTACCGTCCAAAACTGGGTGAAGCGTGATGTGAAAGAGCTGATTGGATCTCCGCAATTCGGAAAGAAATATACCATCGAACAAGCTGCCATGCTATTCATCGTTGAAGATCTAAAAGCAACGCTAGATTTTGAATCCATTCGAAAGGTTTTAACCCTTGTGTTCAACAACATAGAAGACCGTACAGATGACATTGTAAACCCCACCGATTTATACGCTGCCTACTCTTCCGTCTTTGATAAAATTCATCATCGTTCGTTGCCAACAATGAAAGGTTCCGCTACTGGTTCAGTCAATGAGTTGATCGATCAATTTATTAAGGAAGAATGTAAGCGGCTGTTCCCTTCATTTGAAGGGGTTAAAGAAGAGAACCTCAACATTGTCCTGAATGTGTTGATCGTTTCTGTGTTTACTGTACAGTCGGCTTTTTACCAGGCTGCCACGAAGAAGTATGTGAAGGCTGCCTTAACTTTGCAGGGAATCAATTAA
- the rlmD gene encoding 23S rRNA (uracil(1939)-C(5))-methyltransferase RlmD: protein MTNIKPETMVATIEELDQKGSGQAVIWRENELGNPKKLRLTIPQTLPGEKVRVTVDQPDRRRRKAMPDEVLEAHPERTEAPCPHFERCGGCVWQHWEYEGQLKQKTDHVKHALEVQGFDPNLVRDTMGMDNPWRYRNKMEFTFSPEGALGLHEQGNFRKIISLETCLIASVEMVEATMEVADWVKDHGLKGYDKDKHEGLLRHLMVRQSFVTGELMLALFATEAPGAHQTAVDDLVKRVGEKFPHVKSLLWLENTAWADRTQAEEIHLLSGRDFIYDEMDGYRFRLWFDTFFQTNPTQAQKLVDLAIEMGQPKKSEKMIDLFCGVGTFSLPFASRVGELAGIEIVESSIESAKRNAEDNGISNTTFLAKDARKGIDQMLESFGHPELLMLDPPRSGAGGKVMRRIGRAKPERIVYVSCNPDTFATDIKELEPFGYTLDAVQPVDLFPQTVHVECVATLTLNS, encoded by the coding sequence TTGACGAATATCAAACCAGAAACAATGGTTGCTACTATAGAAGAGTTAGATCAAAAAGGGTCGGGACAGGCTGTTATTTGGCGGGAGAATGAGCTTGGAAATCCGAAGAAGTTAAGGCTTACGATTCCGCAGACGCTTCCGGGAGAGAAGGTTCGTGTAACGGTTGATCAGCCTGATCGCAGAAGAAGGAAGGCCATGCCGGATGAAGTCCTTGAAGCCCATCCTGAAAGAACGGAAGCTCCATGTCCGCATTTTGAGCGGTGTGGCGGATGTGTGTGGCAGCATTGGGAATACGAGGGTCAGTTAAAACAGAAGACGGATCATGTGAAACATGCTTTGGAAGTCCAAGGCTTTGACCCGAATTTAGTGAGAGACACCATGGGGATGGATAATCCTTGGCGTTACCGCAATAAGATGGAATTTACGTTTTCTCCTGAAGGTGCCCTTGGATTGCATGAGCAGGGGAATTTCAGAAAGATTATTTCGCTTGAAACCTGTTTGATTGCAAGTGTTGAAATGGTGGAAGCGACGATGGAAGTCGCTGATTGGGTGAAGGACCACGGATTAAAAGGATATGATAAAGATAAGCATGAAGGCTTACTGCGTCACTTAATGGTGAGACAATCCTTTGTAACGGGCGAGCTAATGCTTGCGCTTTTTGCCACAGAGGCACCCGGCGCTCATCAAACAGCGGTGGACGATCTTGTAAAGCGTGTCGGCGAGAAGTTCCCGCATGTGAAAAGCTTGCTATGGCTTGAGAACACAGCATGGGCAGACCGTACACAGGCGGAGGAAATCCATCTCCTGTCCGGTCGTGACTTTATTTATGATGAAATGGATGGATACCGTTTCCGTCTTTGGTTCGATACGTTCTTCCAGACGAATCCGACACAAGCTCAAAAGCTTGTTGACTTAGCGATCGAAATGGGACAGCCGAAGAAATCAGAAAAAATGATCGACCTTTTCTGTGGAGTGGGAACATTTTCTCTACCATTTGCCAGTAGGGTAGGAGAGCTTGCCGGCATTGAAATCGTTGAAAGTTCGATTGAATCTGCGAAACGTAATGCTGAAGATAATGGCATCTCGAACACGACATTCCTGGCGAAGGATGCTCGTAAAGGAATTGACCAAATGCTGGAGAGCTTTGGACATCCGGAATTATTAATGCTTGACCCGCCACGATCTGGTGCAGGCGGAAAAGTCATGAGACGAATCGGACGCGCCAAACCGGAACGCATCGTGTATGTTTCCTGTAACCCTGATACGTTCGCAACGGATATTAAGGAGCTTGAACCATTCGGATACACCCTGGATGCTGTGCAACCTGTTGACTTATTCCCTCAAACGGTGCACGTGGAATGTGTAGCAACACTGACACTGAATTCATGA
- a CDS encoding ABC transporter permease subunit, which translates to MRILKSFRFWLPVGFLFVMLSASFIIPAIYPELLEPGPPYLKDDSGRIIADPPYTMEEMPPLGSDKLGRNLFYLLLAGAKYTLLSAMVIALLRMVGGFTFGIVYAFLPDWAKQMIKGIGDTFNFIPLAIIAFVLLTPLQLAFESGAMYSFQFLIIEIVVIAIIVIPSLGMYIGEEMKEYLKNDFVTVSKQIGASRFYIIKRHLRPQFSRHALVMFSEQISQTLYLLIQLGVLHICLGGLKTEEFGIMEHIPEYFSYTNEWAATMSINIQMVFLHTWLVLTPLAFFAVSIFCINEISRFLKKVLLEDTLPVGKGETPSNKRGPSSRLEDPFTFTNRSKEEFH; encoded by the coding sequence ATGAGGATTCTTAAATCATTCCGGTTCTGGCTGCCCGTTGGTTTTCTCTTTGTCATGCTTTCAGCGAGCTTCATCATACCGGCCATATATCCAGAACTGCTCGAACCTGGGCCGCCGTATTTAAAGGATGATTCTGGACGAATAATCGCGGATCCTCCATATACAATGGAGGAAATGCCCCCTTTGGGCAGTGATAAACTCGGACGGAATTTATTCTATTTGCTCCTTGCCGGTGCGAAATATACGCTGTTATCGGCAATGGTCATTGCACTGCTCCGCATGGTCGGCGGGTTCACGTTCGGTATTGTGTATGCTTTTCTTCCTGATTGGGCGAAACAGATGATCAAAGGGATCGGGGATACATTTAACTTCATCCCACTTGCAATCATTGCCTTTGTTCTTCTCACCCCACTCCAGCTTGCCTTCGAGTCAGGGGCGATGTATTCGTTTCAATTTCTGATCATTGAAATAGTGGTGATTGCGATCATCGTGATTCCTTCACTCGGGATGTATATCGGGGAAGAAATGAAGGAGTATCTAAAAAATGATTTCGTTACCGTATCCAAACAAATCGGAGCAAGCAGATTCTATATCATCAAGCGCCATTTACGGCCCCAGTTCAGCCGCCATGCCCTTGTCATGTTTTCCGAGCAAATCTCCCAGACCCTGTACCTCCTCATTCAACTTGGAGTTCTCCATATCTGTTTGGGTGGTCTGAAAACGGAGGAGTTCGGGATCATGGAGCACATACCGGAATACTTTTCCTATACAAATGAGTGGGCGGCCACGATGAGTATCAACATTCAAATGGTCTTTCTGCATACGTGGCTGGTGCTGACACCACTTGCTTTTTTTGCCGTTTCAATCTTTTGCATCAATGAGATAAGCAGGTTTTTAAAAAAGGTTCTTCTTGAGGATACGCTTCCTGTCGGGAAAGGCGAGACTCCTTCCAACAAGAGGGGACCTTCTTCTCGACTGGAAGATCCCTTTACGTTCACAAACCGCTCAAAGGAGGAATTCCATTGA
- the htpX gene encoding protease HtpX — translation MGKRIFYFLLTNVLVLLTISIIFSLTGAGNYINASGGIDFGALLVFSAIIGFSGSFISLAMSRWMAKKMMGVRVLDPNGALSSEEQIVVEKVHRLSRAAGLVHMPEVGIYNSPEVNAFATGPSKKRSLVAVSTGLLREMDDDAVEGVIAHEVAHVANGDMVTMTLLQGVVNTFVVFLARIAAWIASRFVREEMAPIVHFVAVILFQIVFSILGSLVVFAYSRHREYHADRGGADLAGKDKMVHALQMLKAYSSRMKGDDDTAISTLKINGRRKSAIFSTHPDLDDRISRLEAK, via the coding sequence ATGGGGAAGCGAATATTTTATTTCCTTTTAACGAACGTTCTAGTACTACTGACGATTAGTATTATTTTTTCACTAACTGGAGCAGGTAACTACATTAATGCTTCAGGCGGAATTGATTTCGGAGCGTTACTGGTTTTTAGTGCGATTATTGGTTTTTCCGGGTCGTTCATTTCACTGGCCATGTCTCGTTGGATGGCAAAGAAAATGATGGGCGTCCGTGTATTAGATCCGAATGGAGCATTGTCTTCTGAGGAACAGATTGTTGTTGAAAAAGTCCACCGTTTATCAAGAGCGGCTGGTTTAGTGCATATGCCAGAGGTAGGAATTTACAACTCTCCTGAAGTAAATGCCTTTGCGACGGGTCCTTCGAAGAAACGCTCATTGGTTGCCGTTTCGACTGGATTGCTTCGCGAAATGGATGATGATGCAGTTGAAGGCGTCATCGCTCATGAGGTGGCCCACGTGGCCAACGGAGATATGGTGACCATGACGTTGCTTCAAGGTGTGGTCAACACCTTTGTCGTTTTTCTGGCAAGAATCGCTGCATGGATTGCGTCACGATTTGTAAGAGAAGAAATGGCACCAATCGTTCATTTTGTTGCTGTGATTCTATTCCAAATCGTATTCTCGATCTTGGGAAGTTTAGTTGTCTTCGCTTATTCCCGTCACCGTGAGTATCACGCTGACCGTGGAGGAGCTGACCTTGCCGGTAAGGATAAAATGGTCCACGCTCTGCAAATGTTAAAAGCATACTCAAGTCGTATGAAGGGTGATGATGACACAGCCATCTCCACATTAAAAATCAACGGAAGACGAAAATCAGCCATCTTCTCGACTCACCCTGATCTGGATGATCGGATCAGTCGATTGGAAGCGAAATAA
- a CDS encoding YdiU family protein: MTIMGNQAGWNLENSYTTLPSSFFTRQDPTPVQAPKLIVLNERVAESLGLDAGKLGEEVEVFAGNRIPEGAEPLAQSYAGHQFGHFTMLGDGRAVLIGEQITPSGERFDIQLKGGGRTPYSRGGDGRAGLGPMLREHIISEAMHGLGVPTTRSLAVVTTGEPIYRETEQQGAILIRVAASHLRVGTFQFASKFGTVDDLRALADYAVERHYPEGMNAPNRYLYLLKEVIKRQAALIAKWQMAGFIHGVMNTDNMTISGETIDYGPCAFMDTYDPATVFSSIDTGGRYAYGNQPQIAGWNLARFAESLLPILHDEQEESLKLAQDAVLEFPKLYEARWLDGMRGKLGIFNKEEGDESLAKDLLGLMKENRADYTNTFRSLTNEEEIDLFKNTEFIQWKERWEERLNRQKESKEATHQLMRKSNPSVIPRNHRVEEALEAAVKSNDYSVMERLLEVLKNPYQYTTEQCEYTKLPEPSVRPYRTYCGT, translated from the coding sequence ATGACGATAATGGGAAATCAAGCAGGTTGGAATCTCGAGAACAGCTATACCACACTTCCAAGTTCTTTTTTTACTAGACAGGATCCGACTCCTGTTCAAGCTCCAAAGCTGATCGTACTGAATGAACGAGTGGCTGAGTCGCTGGGGCTGGACGCGGGGAAACTTGGAGAAGAGGTAGAGGTATTTGCCGGGAACCGAATTCCGGAAGGTGCCGAACCCCTTGCTCAAAGCTATGCCGGGCATCAGTTTGGCCATTTTACTATGCTGGGAGACGGTCGTGCAGTCCTGATCGGTGAACAGATCACCCCATCAGGTGAGCGTTTTGATATCCAGCTCAAAGGGGGAGGGAGAACCCCTTATTCCCGAGGTGGGGACGGTCGCGCGGGACTTGGACCGATGCTCAGGGAGCATATCATCAGTGAAGCCATGCACGGACTTGGGGTTCCGACTACCCGGAGCTTGGCGGTGGTGACTACGGGTGAACCGATTTATCGGGAAACGGAACAGCAGGGTGCGATCCTGATCCGCGTAGCGGCTAGTCATCTTCGTGTCGGTACTTTTCAGTTTGCTTCTAAATTTGGAACGGTAGATGATCTCCGCGCACTGGCTGATTATGCAGTTGAGCGTCATTACCCGGAAGGTATGAATGCACCGAACCGTTATCTTTACCTGTTAAAAGAAGTCATCAAGCGCCAGGCTGCACTTATTGCCAAGTGGCAAATGGCCGGGTTCATTCATGGTGTGATGAACACAGATAACATGACGATCAGCGGAGAGACCATTGATTATGGACCATGCGCTTTTATGGATACGTATGACCCGGCAACAGTATTCAGCTCCATTGATACCGGGGGACGTTATGCCTATGGCAATCAGCCTCAAATTGCCGGTTGGAACCTTGCCCGATTTGCCGAAAGTTTGTTGCCGATTCTTCATGATGAACAAGAAGAGTCGCTGAAACTTGCTCAAGATGCTGTGCTGGAATTCCCTAAGCTGTATGAAGCTCGCTGGCTCGACGGAATGAGAGGGAAACTCGGTATTTTCAACAAAGAAGAAGGGGACGAATCCCTTGCAAAAGATCTTCTGGGATTAATGAAAGAGAATCGTGCCGACTATACGAATACATTCCGTTCATTAACAAATGAGGAAGAAATCGATCTGTTTAAAAATACTGAATTTATTCAATGGAAAGAACGCTGGGAAGAAAGACTAAACAGGCAAAAAGAATCGAAAGAAGCAACTCATCAGTTAATGCGAAAAAGCAATCCGTCGGTGATTCCCCGGAATCATCGTGTGGAGGAAGCGTTGGAAGCTGCTGTGAAAAGCAATGATTACAGCGTAATGGAGCGTTTGCTTGAGGTCCTTAAGAATCCTTACCAGTACACGACAGAACAGTGCGAGTACACCAAACTCCCGGAACCATCTGTTCGTCCTTACCGAACGTATTGCGGTACATGA
- the mmuP gene encoding S-methylmethionine permease codes for MEHAGQSFKRKMKTRHLVMLSLGGVIGTGLFLSSGYTIHQAGPFGTILAYLIGALVVYLVMLCLGELSVHMPETGSFHSYAAKFIGPGTGYTVGWLYWLTWTVALGSEFTAAGLMMQRWFPSISVWIWSAVFAALIFGLNALSVRFFAESEFWFSLVKVISIVAFIVIGAGAIVGFIPLGQSEPAPFFSNITSSGLFPNGAFAILMTMLAVNFAFSGTELIGVAAGETENPSKSIPKAIRTTLVRLIIFYVGTIVVLSALLPSQSAGILESPFVAVLGRIGIPYAADIMNFVIITAILSAANSGLYASSRMLWSLADKQTISPIFAKLTDRGVPLNAIVCSMLGGGLALLSSIIAPGTVYIVLVSVSGLAVVIVWMSISAAQFLFRRQYIKEGNDVKDLAYRTPLYPLVPIASFLLCLASCIGIAFDPTQRIALYCGIPFIVLCYGSYYLTQYVKKRGKGYVESTEAKSH; via the coding sequence ATGGAACACGCAGGTCAGAGTTTTAAAAGGAAGATGAAGACACGGCATTTGGTGATGCTGTCTCTTGGAGGGGTGATCGGAACCGGGCTATTCTTGAGTTCGGGTTATACGATTCATCAGGCTGGACCGTTTGGGACGATCCTTGCTTATTTGATTGGGGCGCTGGTTGTTTATCTTGTGATGCTTTGCTTAGGCGAGCTTTCTGTCCATATGCCGGAGACGGGATCCTTTCATAGTTATGCTGCAAAGTTCATTGGTCCAGGCACCGGTTACACGGTGGGCTGGTTATATTGGCTGACATGGACAGTGGCATTGGGGTCGGAGTTTACGGCGGCTGGCTTGATGATGCAGCGCTGGTTTCCTTCGATTAGTGTATGGATATGGAGCGCGGTCTTTGCTGCGTTGATTTTTGGACTTAATGCATTGTCAGTGCGGTTTTTTGCTGAATCTGAATTTTGGTTTTCTTTAGTAAAAGTGATTTCGATTGTTGCGTTTATTGTGATCGGGGCAGGGGCGATTGTCGGGTTCATCCCTCTCGGTCAATCAGAGCCCGCTCCGTTTTTCTCGAATATCACAAGTTCAGGGTTGTTTCCGAATGGGGCATTTGCCATCTTGATGACCATGCTTGCCGTGAACTTTGCCTTTTCAGGAACAGAATTGATCGGGGTTGCGGCGGGAGAAACGGAGAATCCATCAAAATCGATTCCTAAAGCTATCCGCACCACGCTTGTGAGATTGATCATCTTTTATGTAGGGACGATTGTCGTATTATCTGCTTTATTGCCGAGCCAGTCAGCCGGTATATTGGAAAGTCCTTTCGTAGCGGTGCTAGGACGGATTGGAATCCCATATGCCGCCGATATCATGAATTTTGTTATTATAACGGCCATTTTATCAGCCGCAAACTCAGGTTTGTATGCTTCTTCCAGAATGCTATGGTCGCTGGCAGATAAGCAAACCATCTCACCGATCTTTGCCAAATTGACTGATAGGGGAGTCCCTCTCAATGCGATTGTATGCAGCATGCTGGGAGGGGGACTGGCCTTGCTTTCAAGCATCATTGCACCGGGAACGGTCTACATCGTATTGGTTTCGGTCTCAGGCCTTGCGGTAGTGATCGTGTGGATGAGCATTAGTGCTGCCCAATTTCTATTTCGAAGACAGTATATAAAGGAAGGAAACGATGTGAAAGATCTGGCTTATCGGACGCCGCTCTACCCACTCGTTCCCATTGCGTCATTTCTGCTTTGTCTAGCTTCTTGTATCGGCATTGCCTTTGATCCCACTCAGAGGATAGCCCTTTATTGCGGAATCCCGTTTATCGTCCTTTGCTATGGAAGCTATTATCTAACACAATACGTAAAGAAAAGAGGAAAAGGTTATGTCGAATCAACTGAAGCTAAATCCCATTGA
- the nei gene encoding endonuclease VIII, with translation MQEGPEIRRAADGVERALKNKNVQDVYFAFPHLEEYEDLLKGSIVTRVDTKGKAMLIRFDNGYTIYSHNQLYGKWYIRNLYNYPKTNRQLRLALHNEKKSALLYSASDIEVLRDEEVPEHPFVAKVGPDILSEEVTADELLQRMKDKRFYKRKWSIFLLDQGFVAGIGNYLRSEIMFAAGIHPSLRPIDCTKDQLMKTSEAIIHLMMQSYKTGGITNDLELVDKLKAQGEKRSKYRHWVFNREGASCFICGSEIEKTVAASRRLYFCPVCQVGR, from the coding sequence ATGCAAGAAGGTCCGGAAATCAGAAGAGCTGCAGATGGAGTAGAGCGCGCTCTTAAAAATAAAAACGTACAAGATGTGTACTTTGCCTTCCCTCATTTAGAAGAGTACGAAGACCTTTTAAAAGGATCGATCGTGACCAGAGTGGATACGAAAGGAAAAGCCATGCTTATCCGCTTTGACAATGGCTACACCATTTATTCACACAATCAACTCTATGGAAAGTGGTACATCAGGAACCTTTACAATTATCCGAAGACAAACCGCCAGCTCAGATTGGCTCTACATAATGAGAAAAAGTCGGCACTTCTTTACAGTGCATCTGATATTGAAGTCCTACGTGATGAAGAGGTACCTGAGCATCCTTTCGTTGCAAAAGTGGGACCCGATATTTTGAGTGAAGAAGTAACAGCGGACGAGTTGCTCCAAAGAATGAAAGACAAACGATTCTACAAAAGAAAGTGGTCGATTTTTTTATTAGATCAAGGGTTTGTAGCAGGAATCGGGAATTATTTGAGATCTGAGATCATGTTTGCAGCAGGCATCCACCCTTCTCTCCGTCCGATTGACTGTACGAAAGATCAATTGATGAAAACATCAGAGGCAATCATTCATTTAATGATGCAATCCTATAAGACTGGGGGAATTACAAACGATCTTGAACTTGTTGATAAGTTAAAAGCTCAAGGAGAGAAGCGCTCAAAATATCGACATTGGGTATTCAATCGGGAAGGAGCATCATGCTTTATTTGTGGGAGTGAAATTGAGAAGACGGTCGCAGCTTCGAGGCGGTTGTATTTTTGTCCGGTATGTCAGGTTGGGAGATAG